In Myotis daubentonii chromosome 16, mMyoDau2.1, whole genome shotgun sequence, one DNA window encodes the following:
- the PIMREG gene encoding protein PIMREG, producing MASRWPGVSTSMRRRSLQDHQQLEESDELQPAAGHLEASGGALGSLCRQFQRRLPLRAVSLNLGAGPSWKRLETPEPEQQGLQAAARSAKNALGAVSQRIQESCQSGTKWLVETQVKARRRTRETQKGGSPPARSLSQRSTRLSGTGPARSTLGPWGWERHRRSTQMGPRAHPLRRSRREAAFRSPYSSTEPLCSPSESDSDLEPVGAGIQRLQKLSQELDEAIAAEESADMAVSLLRD from the exons ATGGCCTCTCGGTGGCCCGGCGTGAGCACGTCCATGCGCAGGAGATCTCTCCAGGACCACCAGCAGCTGGAGGAGAGCGATGAGCTGCAACCTGCAGCTGGCCATCTGGAGGCCTCCGGCGGAGCCCTGGGCTCGCTCTGCAGACAGTTCCAAAGGAGGCTGCCCCTGAGAGCAGTCAGCCTCAACCTAGGGGCGGGCCCCTCCTGGAAACGCCTGGAAACCCCAGAGCCAGAGCAGCAGGGCCTCCAGGCTGCAGCTCGCTCAGCTAAGAACGCCTTGGGGGCCGTGTCCCAG AGAATCCAGGAGTCCTGCCAAAGTGGCACCAAGTGGCTGGTGGAAACCCAGGTGAAAGCCAGGAGGAGGACGAGAGAGACACAGAAGGGCGGTAGCCCCCCAGCTCGCAGCCTGAGCCAGAGGAGCACCCGGCTTTCTGGAACCGGCCCTGCCCGCTCAACTCTGGGCCCCTGGGGGTGGGAGCGTCACCGCCGCTCCACCCAGATGGGCCCACGTGCCCACCCTCTGCGGAGGTCCAGGAGGGAGGCCGCCTTCCGGAGCCCCTACTCCTCTACAGAGCCCCTCTGTTCCCCCAG TGAATCCGACAGTGACCTGGAGCCCGTGGGGGCAGGAATCCAGCGTCTCCAGAAGCTGTCCCAGGAGCTGGACGAGGCCATTGCGGCTGAAGAGAG CGCTGACATGGCCGTTTCTCTCCTTCGAGACTGA